In one Elstera cyanobacteriorum genomic region, the following are encoded:
- a CDS encoding bifunctional helix-turn-helix transcriptional regulator/GNAT family N-acetyltransferase codes for MTPETEVLDAVRAFNRFYTARIGVLEEGLLDSPYSLTEARVLYEIAHRPSVTAADLARDLGLDPGYLSRLLKKFTAQGLIDRRKSPEDARQHLLALTEAGRAVVEPLEAQSRAEVAALLAPLSPPDRAKLLTALKTVQSLLTPGAQAGPVVLRPHRPGDLGWVIQRQTLLYAHEYGWDGSFEAMVAEIAARFITNFQPDKEACWMAERDGEILGSVMLVESAPGIAQLRMLYVEARARGLGVGAKLVAACDHFARQAGYRAIRLWTNANLLSARRLYEAAGYRLIESEPYQGFGQSLVGETWEKTL; via the coding sequence GTTGGATGCCGTGCGGGCGTTCAATCGGTTTTACACCGCGCGGATCGGTGTGCTGGAAGAAGGGCTGCTCGATAGCCCCTATTCGCTGACCGAGGCGCGGGTGCTATACGAAATCGCCCATCGTCCGAGCGTGACGGCGGCGGATTTGGCGCGCGATCTGGGCTTGGACCCTGGGTATCTTAGCCGTCTCTTGAAGAAATTCACCGCCCAGGGGCTGATCGACCGGCGTAAATCGCCGGAGGATGCGCGGCAGCATTTGCTGGCCTTGACCGAGGCGGGGCGGGCGGTAGTCGAGCCTTTGGAAGCACAATCACGGGCGGAGGTGGCTGCGCTTCTGGCGCCTTTGTCCCCGCCGGACCGGGCAAAACTGCTGACGGCGCTGAAGACCGTACAGTCCTTGCTCACCCCCGGCGCGCAGGCGGGGCCTGTGGTGCTACGCCCACATCGGCCCGGCGATCTCGGTTGGGTCATCCAGCGGCAAACGCTGCTCTATGCCCATGAATATGGGTGGGACGGCAGCTTCGAAGCCATGGTGGCAGAGATCGCCGCGCGCTTTATCACCAACTTCCAGCCGGATAAGGAAGCCTGCTGGATGGCCGAGCGGGACGGCGAGATTCTGGGGTCGGTGATGCTGGTCGAAAGTGCCCCCGGCATCGCGCAGTTGCGCATGCTGTATGTCGAGGCACGGGCGCGCGGCCTGGGCGTCGGCGCTAAACTGGTGGCGGCCTGCGATCATTTCGCCCGGCAAGCGGGGTATCGCGCCATTCGCCTGTGGACCAACGCCAACCTGCTTTCCGCCCGCCGCCTCTATGAAGCAGCGGGCTATCGGTTGATCGAAAGCGAACCGTATCAGGGTTTCGGTCAGTCGCTGGTCGGCGAAACCTGGGAAAAGACCCTCTGA
- a CDS encoding ABC transporter permease, with translation MSLPASLTRMSGLMLRHVYLIRGSYARMAELVYWPTVQLLIWGFFTSFFSSRSPYLEQAFGVLIAGVLLWEITVRSQIGVCLAFMEEIWSRNLGSLFVTPVRPIEFAGALAGMGLARVILGVGPAALLAWAFYDYSVFSMGPVLLLFFSQLILMGWAMGIALSGIILRVGLGAENLAWMGMFILAPIAGIYYPVASLPGWIQPMSYALPASHVFEGMRAVLFGQPVPWGHLAAAMGLNAVYLLGAALVFSACFNAARRAGKLLQTGE, from the coding sequence ATGAGCCTCCCCGCCTCCCTCACCCGCATGAGCGGGCTGATGCTGCGCCATGTTTACCTCATTCGCGGCTCGTATGCCCGGATGGCGGAACTCGTCTATTGGCCGACCGTGCAACTCCTGATCTGGGGCTTCTTCACCAGCTTCTTTTCCAGCCGCAGCCCCTATCTGGAACAAGCCTTCGGCGTGCTGATCGCGGGCGTGCTGCTGTGGGAAATTACCGTGCGCAGCCAGATCGGCGTCTGTTTGGCGTTCATGGAAGAAATCTGGTCGCGCAATCTCGGCAGCCTGTTCGTCACGCCGGTGCGGCCCATCGAGTTTGCGGGGGCCTTGGCCGGCATGGGCCTTGCCCGCGTCATCCTCGGCGTCGGGCCTGCCGCGCTGCTGGCCTGGGCGTTTTACGATTACTCCGTCTTCAGTATGGGGCCGGTGCTACTGCTGTTCTTTAGCCAGTTGATCCTCATGGGCTGGGCGATGGGGATTGCGCTATCCGGCATCATCCTGCGCGTCGGTCTGGGGGCGGAGAATTTGGCCTGGATGGGCATGTTCATCCTCGCCCCCATCGCTGGGATCTATTATCCGGTCGCCAGCCTGCCCGGCTGGATTCAGCCGATGTCCTACGCCCTTCCCGCCTCTCATGTCTTCGAAGGCATGCGCGCGGTGCTGTTCGGCCAGCCGGTCCCCTGGGGCCATCTGGCGGCGGCGATGGGACTGAATGCGGTCTATCTCCTTGGTGCGGCCCTGGTCTTCTCCGCCTGTTTCAACGCCGCGCGCCGGGCGGGGAAACTGCTGCAGACGGGGGAATAG